The following DNA comes from Sphingopyxis sp. BSN-002.
GGGCGGCGCATCCGCTCTTTCGCGCCGCAGGCGGTCCATATCTCGACCGAGGGGCCCCTCGGCCTGGCGGCAAGGCGCTGGTGCCTGGACAAGAAGGTGCCCTTCTCCACCGCCTATCACACGCGCTTTCCCGAATATGTCGCGGCGCGGCTGCCCGTTTCGCCCGCCTTCGTGTGGCGTTTCATCCGCTGGTTCCACCGCCCCGCGCGCAACATCATGGTCGCGACGCGCAGCCTCGCCGCCGAACTGGCCGAACAGGGCCTCGACCAGACGATGATGTGGGAGCGCGGCGTCGATCACGCGCTGTTCCATGCTGACCGTGCCGCCCCGGCCGCGTTCGACGGCCTCGTCCGCCCGATCCAGCTTTATGTCGGGCGCGTCGCGGTCGAGAAGAATATCGAAGCCTTTCTCGACACCCGCCAGCCCGGCACCAAGGTGATCGTCGGCGACGGACCGGCGCTTGCAGAGTTGCAGGCGCGTTATCCGGACGCCGTCTTCCTCGGCAAGCTCGGCGGCGAGGCGCTCGCCGCGGCCTATGCCGGTGCAGACGTCTTCGTATTCCCCAGCCGTACGGACACCTTTGGTCTTGTCGTCATCGAGGCACTGTCGTGCGGAACCCCGGTTGCCGCCTATCCTGTTCCGGGGCCCGGGGATATCGTCCGCGACGGCGCCGGAGCGCTCGACGAAAATCTCGACAAGGCGATCGCCGCAGCTCTGGCGTGCCGCCGCACCGACGCCGCCGCGCTGGGCGCGCGGTACAGCTGGCCCAATTGTACCGCGCAGTTCGTTCAGGCGCTAACCTTCGTTCCGGTCGGCACGCCGACCGAAACCCCGGTGGGCGCACCCAGTCTCGCCTAGAAGGCCTTGCGCCACTCCAGCTCGACATAGCGGCCAAGCGGGTCGGTGTAGCCCGGCTGATAGTTGAGCGGGACGATGCCGTTCGCGTCGGTGATCTTGCGCTGCGCGTCGAACAGATTGTCGATCGACAGGCGCAGGCGCGAACCCTTCAGGAACGGCAGACTCTTCGTGATCTCCGGCTTCTGGCTGAAGTCCATGAAGAAGCGCAGGTTGAAGGTCGCGAGGTCGCCGAACTTCAGGTCGCCCGCGCTGCCGCCGACGACGGTGCTACCGCTGTCGTACTTCGCGCTGACGCGCGCGCCCATCCCCTTGTAGAAGACACCGCCGTCGAGTTCGACGAGATGGCGGTTGCTGCCGCCGCCGCTGCCCGTCGCCGAGCCGTTGAGCAGGTCGAGTTCGGGGATGCCGGGGCCGATCAGCACTTTGTCGGTGAGCTTGATGGTGTGGTAGAGCGAGACCTGCCAGCGCCCACCCTGCGGCTGCCCGAACATCCCGCCGCCCGGACCGCCGCGACCGCGGAAACCGCCACCACCACCACCGCCCGGGCCACGGCCGGCGCCCGGCGGCGGACCGCCCTCACCGCGCGGCGCGCCGCCGGGTCCGCCGAGGCCCTGTCCGCCGCCCTTGGGCTGTGCAAAGCTCTTGCCGAAGTTGAAGCCCCAGCGGATCTGTGAATTCTCTGCGCGGTCGTAATTGACCGGGCGCTGGTCGAGCGCGATCAACACGCCGTTCGCGTCGCGGATCGCACGGCCGGGAAACGCCGCCTCGATTTCGGGCGTCAGCAGCGGGAAACTGTTCGCCGTGTCATAGCTCTTGTTGCGGTTGTAGTTGATCGAGAGATCGAGCCCCTCGATCATCGGCGGCGACCAGTTGAGCCCGATCTTGAGATCGCGGCGACGTTCGGTGAGCAGAAACGGATTGCCCCCGCTCGTCGTCGTGATGCGCACCGTCTGACCGGTCGCAAAGTCATAATAGGTGACGTCGGG
Coding sequences within:
- a CDS encoding glycosyltransferase family 1 protein — protein: MRILIVTDAWEPQVNGVVRTLQATIAELRAGGHEIEVISPNLFRSIPCPTYGEIRLAFAGRRAVGRRIRSFAPQAVHISTEGPLGLAARRWCLDKKVPFSTAYHTRFPEYVAARLPVSPAFVWRFIRWFHRPARNIMVATRSLAAELAEQGLDQTMMWERGVDHALFHADRAAPAAFDGLVRPIQLYVGRVAVEKNIEAFLDTRQPGTKVIVGDGPALAELQARYPDAVFLGKLGGEALAAAYAGADVFVFPSRTDTFGLVVIEALSCGTPVAAYPVPGPGDIVRDGAGALDENLDKAIAAALACRRTDAAALGARYSWPNCTAQFVQALTFVPVGTPTETPVGAPSLA